TCCTCGGAATTGTTTTGGGGTTGTTGCTGCTGTTGCTGCTGCTGTTGTTGTTGCTGCCGCTCCAGCTCCTCCAATTTGCGCCGGATGACTTCCAGGTTGTGCTGGGCGTCGGTGTCCTGGGGATTCAGGCGGAGGGCGTTGGCCAGGTGGTTGGTGGCGGCTTGCCAGGCGGCCTTTTTCTTGGCCGGCTCCGCCTCGGCCTCCCCCACGTGATAACGCGCACTGGCCGCGTTGTAAAAGGCGCGTTGCTGCAAATCGAGGTTGTCGGGCGAAAGGGTGGCCGCCTCAAATTCGCGGGCGGCCCGGTCATAATCCCGGTCGCGAAAAGCGGCCACGCCGAGGTTGTAGCGGAGGCGGTTGTCTTCGGGCCGTTTTTGCAGCAGCTCCTCGTAGGCTTTTTTGGCGGCTTTGTGGTAACCGCGGTCCAGTTCGCGACGGGCGTCGGCGGGGGACACCGCGGGGGCGGGGCCGGCGGTCCAGCCCAAAGCCAGGCCAGCCAGCCACATCGCCGCACTCCAGGAGCGGCGCCTTGTCCAGCGTTCACGCATGGGCCGGTCTCCCAGCAGAATTTCGGTGATGAGCAACAAAATGGCAAGTCCCAGGGGCCAGTGGTAGCGTTCGTGATAGACCCGCACCATGCGGGCGGCCTGTTCGGCTTTGGGCAGCGGGGCGATGCCTTTCTCGTAAAGCAATGCCATGGTGCCCGCCCCGGCCAGCCGCAGGTAAAAACCGCCACCCGTCCGGGCTATCTCGTGCAGGAGGCGTTCATCCAAACGGGTGCGGATGGGCGCGCCGGCCGCATCACGCGCCGTTTCCCGGCGGCCGCCCGGTTCGGGCAGGTGCAGTTCCTCGCCTTCCGGGGTGCCCACCCCCACGGTGAATATCTTGATGCCCGCCTCGGCCGCGGCTTTGGCGGCTTCCAACACGCCGGCTTCATGGTCTTCGCCGTCGGAAAAGAGCACCAGCACTTTGTGGCTTTCCCCGGCATTGGTGAAGGCGGCCTGCGCGACTTCAATCGCCTCGGCAATCGCCGTGCCGCCCTGGGGGATGATTTCCGTGTCCAGAATCATCACGCTCTGGCGGAAGGCCTCGGTGTCCATGGTCAGCGGGCATTGGAGGAAGGCTGTGCCGGCAAAGGCAATCAAGCCCACGCGGTCACTACGGGCGGTTTGCGCCAGGTCCAGCGCTGCCAGGCGGGCGCGTTCGAGGCGGTTGGGTTTGATGTCCTCGGCCAGCATGCTGCGGGAGGTATCCACCGCAATGAGGATGTCCACGCCCCGGCGTTTGACTTCCTCCCAATGATAGCCCCATTGGGGGCGGGCGGCGGCGAGGATGAGGAGGCCAAGGGCCGCCACCAGCAGGGCCTGACGCCAGCGGCGGCGGGCGGGGGACAGACCTTCGGTCAAGCTGTCGAGCAAACGCGCATGAATGAACCGCTCCAGCAGGGCGCGCTGGCGGCGGCCCATGTGCCAGCCCAGCCAGGCCACTGCCGGCAGCAGCAGCAACAGCCAGAGCAATTGAGGTTCAGCGAATCTCATGGCAACTGCCGGAGCCAGGTTTGCATCAACACCACCTCGAGCAGCAGCAGGCTCACCGCGCCCAGGATGAGCCAGTGGGCCAGCTCGGTATGATGCGAGTATTTCTTGACGACCACCTCGGTTTTTTCGAGCCGGTCAATTTCCTCGTAAATCTGGCGGAAGCGCTCGGTATTGTCAGCGCGGTAATACTTGCCGCCGGTCAGGTCAGCGATTTGCTTCAGGGTATCTTCATCAATGTCCACCAGCACCGGCTCGCGAATGAGCCGGCCCATGAACTGGCGCAGCACATAGGACTGGCCCTGGCGGCCAATGCCGATGGTGTAAACCTTGATGCCCAGGGCCTTGGCCGCCTCCGCCGCCGCCAGGGGCGGGACTTTGCCGGCGTTGTTCTGGCCGTCGGTCATCAGGATGACGATGCGGCTCTTGGCGGGCACGTGCTCGAGGCGGTTCACAGCGGTGGCCAGCGCCGAGCCAATGGCGGTGGAATTGTATTCGCGCACGGCGCCCAGCTTGAGCCGCTCCAGGTTTTGCAGCAAAAAATCATGGTCGAGGGTGAGCGGCGCCGCCAGGTAGGGGCGCCCGGCGAAAGCGACAATCCCGATGCGATCGCTGGGGCGTTTTTTGATGAACTCGCGCAGGACCTCCCGCGCCATGTCCAGGCGGTTCACATCGCGCCCCCGCAGGTTGAAGTCCATGGCCTCCATGCTGCCCGACAGGTCCAGGGCCACCATGATGTCCACGCCGCTGGCGCTGATGGAGGTTTCCGTGTGGGTGAAACGTGGCTGGGCCAGCGCCACCACCGCCAGCGCCACCGAGACCCACCGCAAATGCGGCAGCCAGGCCCCCACCGCCGAGCGCGCCGGCCGCAGGCCGGTGGGCAGCAGGTTCAACGAGGAATAGACCAGCGCCGCCCGGCGGCCCATCCGTCCCTGCAGCCACGCCAGCAGCGGCAGCAACAGGAGCAACAGCAGCAGATGGGGTTGTGCAAAGGTCATGCAGCGGGCGGGGAAGCAGGGGAGACGTTCGGCGCGGCCGCGGCGGGCGCGGGCGCGGGCGCGATTTCCACCAGCGATGTTTCATCCACCAGACGCAAGGCTGCGGCATGCAGCCGCCGCAGGGCTTCCTCGGTCGGCTCAAAGCGGGCGAATTTGATGAGGTCGCATTCGGTCAAAAAATCGGCCAGCAATTCTTTGTGCCGCGGCTGCAGGACAAGCGTGCGTTGCAAGTCCTGCAAAAATTCCTCCGTCGTCCGTTCCGGCGCGGGGAGGTGGAAGCGCCGTTCCAGATACCAGCGCAGAGCGGCGGACACCGCCACGGTGAATTTTTCCGGGTCGCCCAGCAGTTGCCAGGCGGCCTCCAGGCGGCGGCGGGCCTCGACATGCGCGGGCAGCGGGGGTGGCGTGTCTGCGGGGGCGGTCAGGCGGCGGCGCTGCCACCAGCGCCATGCCCACCAGGCCGCAGCAGCCAGGGCCACGGCGGCCGCCACCCACCAGAGCCATCCCCAGCCGGAGGGGATGTCCACCGGCGGCTTGAGCGGGCGCAGCTCCTCCGCGGCGTTGGTCAGCGCCGGCGGCGTGGGGGGCTGAGGGATGGGCAGACCAGCAGCCATAGGGCATCAGCCGCGCAAGCGCCGTTTTTCGCGGGTGGCAAAGAACCGCCCCAGCGCGGCCTCGTAGGGTTGGTCGGTGCGCACCTGCAGGGCATCGGTGCGGGCCAGGCGGAAGGATTGCTCCAACTGCGCCTGTTGCTGGCGGCGTTGTTGCTGCCACACCGCCCGCCATTGCTCGTCGCCGGTGTCCACCACCGCTTGTTCGCCGGTTTCGGCATCCTGCAACACCACGCGGCCCACGTCGGGCAGCGCCAATTCATGGGGATCGGTGATCTGCACACACACCACATCATGCCGCCGGCGGGCCTGGCGCAGGGCCGTCAGCCATGGGCGGGTTGGCGACGCGGGCCGCCGCTGCCAGCGCGGGGCGTTCTCCAGAAAATCCGACAGCACCACCACGATGGCCCGGCGGGTGATGACGCGGTTGAGAAAATCCAGCGCCTCGGCGAGGTCGGTTTGGGGCGATTGCGGGGCGTGAAACAAAATTTCGCGGATTACCCGCAAGACATGGCGGCGGCCCTTGCGCGGGGGGATGAACTTCTCCACGTGCCGGGTGAACAGGGCCAGTCCGACTTTGTCATTGTTGCGAATGGCGGAGAAGGCCAGCACGCTGGCGATTTCCGCGGCCAGCTCGCGCTTGGACGGGCCGGCGGAGCCAAAGCGACCGCTGCCGCTGGCATCCACCAGCAGCATCACCGTCAACTCGCGCTCCTCGACGAATTTTTTGATGAAGGGATGATTCATGCGCGCGGTGACATTCCAGTCAATGGCGCGCACTTCATCCCCCGGCTGGTATTCCCGCACTTCGTCGAAGTTCATCCCCTGCCCTTTGAAGACGCTGTGGTACTGCCCCCCAAGCGTCTCGGTGACGAGCCGGTTGGTGCGGATTTCAATCTGCCGGATTTTTTTGAGGATTTCCGGGGGAATCATAAGGGCCCCTGGCCGCCCTGCCTCAAGGCACAGGCAGCTCGTCAAAAATCTTCTGAATGATGGTTTCGCTGGTTTTGTCCTCGGCCTCGGCCTCGTAGGTCACGGTCACCCGATGCCGCAGCACATCCATGCCGATGGATTTGACGTCCTGCGGAGTGACGTAGCCGCGGCCCTTGAGGAAGGCGTGGGCCTTGGCCCCAAGGGTCAGGGCAATGGTGGCGCGGGGGGAGGCGCCCAGTTGAATCATGCCCTGCAACTGGATTTTGTAGGCGGCCGGGTCGCGGGTGGCGCAGACCAGGTCCACAATGTAGTCCTTCACCTTTTCATCCACGTAGATGTCATTGAGCACCTCGCGGGCGGCCAGGATTTGCTGGGGCGTGACCACCGGGCGGGCGGCGGGCAGCCCGCTGGTGCGCGCCATCAAGTCCAGAATCTGGCGCTCCTCTGCGCGGGAGGGGTAGCCGATTTTCAACTTCAGCATGAAGCGGTCCACCTGCGCCTCGGGCAGCGGATAGGTGCCCTCCTGCTCAATGGGGTTTTGCGTGGCGAGCACCAGGAACGGTTCTTCCAGGCGGAAGGTCTGCTCGCCAATGGTCACCTGCTTTTCCTGCATCGCTTCGAGCAGGGCGCTTTGCACCTTGGCGGGGGCGCGGTTGATTTCATCGGCCAGCACCAGGTGGGCAAATACAGGGCCGCGGCGGGTGGAGAAGCTGCCAGTTTGGGGATTGTAGATTTGTGTGCCGATGACGTCCGCCGGGAGCATGTCGGGGGTGAATTGAAGCCGGGCAAACTTGACATTCAAACACGCGGCCAGGGTTTTCACCGACAGCGTTTTGGCCAGGCCCGGCACGCCTTCGAGCAGCACATGGCCGTTGGCCAGGAGCCCGATGATGAGCCGCTCCACGAGGTAGGACTGGCCCACGATGACCTTGCCCATTTCATCCAGCAGCGGGCGCACAAAGGCCGAGGCCCGCGCCACTTCCTGATTAATCGCCGTTAATGCTGTGCTCATGTCCTGATGCCCATCATCCTGCCCGATAGACAATCCGGGGGCAATAATGTTCATTTTTTGCGCCCGGGCGCGCGCGGGCAAAATTTCCGGTTTGCCACCCGGGCGGGGATTGCTAAGATGGACTGGGCCGGGTTAAACGCCGGCTCCGGAAAGGCAGGCATGGATGAAAAAAATTGAAGCCATTATCAAGCCGTTCAAACTCGAAGAGGTCAAGGAAGCCTTGACCGCCCTGGGCATCGAGGGGATGACCGTCAGCGAGGTCAAAGGGTTTGGACGGCAAAAAGGCCACACCGAGATTTATCGCGGCAGCGAGTACACCGTGGATTTTCTGCCCAAAATCAAACTGGAGATCGTCCTGCCGGACGCGCTGGTCAACCCGGCCGTGGAAGCCATCGTCAAGGGGGCGCGCACGGGCAAAATCGGCGACGGCAAGGTGTTCATTCTGCCCATTGAAAACGCCGTGCGCATCCGCACCGAGGAAAGCGGGGACAAGGCGGTCTGAGCCGTCCTCCCCGGCCGGCCCGGAGCGCGAGGCCCAGGCCATGTTTTCCCATGGGGCGTACCGTCATCTACCCAGGCAGCTTTGACCCGTTGACCAATGGCCATCTGGACATTGTGCAGCGGGCCGCGCGGCTCTTTGACCGGGTCATTGTGGCTGTGGCCCCCAGCGAAGGCAAGGGGCCCCTGTTTGATTTGGAAGAGCGCGTTTCCCTCATCCGCCGCGCGGTCATGACCATGCCCAACGTGGAAGTGGACTCCTTCACCGGCCTGTTGATGGATTACGTGGAAAAACAAAACGGCCACGCAGTCATCCGCGGCCTGCGCGCCGTTTCCGATTTCGAGTTTGAGTTTCAACTGGCCCTCATGAACCGCAAACTCAATCCACGGGTGGAAACCATTTTCATGATGCCCAAGGAAGCTTACACCTTTGTCAGCAGCCGGCTGGTGAAGGAAATCGCCACCCTCGGCGGTGACGTCGGGCCGTTTGTGCCGGCGCATGTGAAAGCCGCCCTGACGCGCAAACTGCGCCAGCGCCGCCGCCGCGCCTAGGGCGGGAAAGCGAGACCGCCTATGTCCGTCCAATTCAGCTTAAGCCAGTTGGAAATCCGCAACCTCACCCTCCAGGGCGAGCTGGCGGTGGAAGACCTGGACCTGGACACCGGAGACGCCATGCTGCAGGTGCGCCAGCCCCTGCGCTATGACATCCAGCTCGAAAAGGTGGAGGCGGGCGTGTACGCCCACGGACGGCTGATGCTGCACTTGAACTGCTGTTGCGTGCGGTGCTTGAAGGAATTTGTCCTGCCCCTGGAACTCGCCCAGTGGTCCCGCCTGCTGCCGCTGACGGGAGAGGACGCGGTGCCGGTGGAAAAAGACATTGTGGACTTGACGCCCATCCTGCGCGAAGATATGCTTTTGGTCTTTCCGCAACATCCGTTGTGTGAACCGGGATGCGGCGGGTTGCCGCAGTGGCAACAAATGCAAGCGAGCCAGCAGGCCGCCAGCGGGGTCAATTCCCCGTGGTCCGTGCTGGATCAGTTGAAATTGAAATCGTGACTGCCGCCAGGCAGAGAAAGCTTATATGGGTGTACCGAAACGCAAACCCTCGCGCAGCCGCCAGCGCATGCGGCGCGCTTACAACAGTGTCTTGACGCTCCCGCAATTGAGCGTTTGTCCGCAATGCTCGGCGCCGTATGTGCCGCACCGGGTCTGCCCGGCCTGCGGCTTCTACCGGGGACGCCAGGTCGTGACCGTCAAAGTCCAGGGCTGACACGGGCCGGCATCGGGCGGCGCCTCCGGCGCAGGTCCGCGGCTCCGCGCTGATGCCGGGATTATTGCATGAATTCCCCGGCTCCGAAATCCTTTGTCAATCCGCGCGCCCGCCACAATTACGCCGGCCGCCCCTGCTCCATCATCGGCGTAGGCTCCTACGTGCCTGAACGGGTGCTCACCAACGCGGATTTGACCCGCATGGTGGACACCAGCGACGAGTGGATTATCACCCGCACCGGCATCCGCGAGCGGCGCATTGCCGCCCCCGACCAATACACCTCGGACCTCGCTGCCGCGGCTGCCCAGAAAGCCCTCGAAAATGCCGGCATCACCCCCCAGCAGGTGGATTTAATCATTGTGGCCACCATCACGCCGGACATGCCGTTTCCCAACACGGCCTGCCTGGTGCAGCAAAAAATCGGGGCCACCCGCGCCGCGGCCTTTGATATTGAGGCCGCCTGCTCCGGTTTCATTTACGCGCTGGAGATTGGCCAGCAATTCATCATGTCCCGCACCTACGAAACGGTGCTGGTCATCGGCGCGGAAAAACTCTCCACCATCACCGACTGGCAGGACCGCAACACCTGCGTCCTCTTTGGCGATGGCGCCGGCGCAGCCGTCCTCCAAAGCCGCCCCGACAGCCACGGACTGCTTACCACCTGCATGGGAGCCGACGGCAGCAAGGGCAGCCTCCTGTGCATGCCCGGCGGCGGCAGCCGCAATCCCGCCACACCGGAAAGCGTGCAGAGCCGGCTCCATTACCTGAAAATGGACGGCAAGGAGACCTTCAAAAATGCCGTCACCGCCATGGTCCAGGCCGGTCAGGAGGCCTTGCGGCGCTGCGCCTTGGACATCAAGCAAATCAAGTGCATCATTCCGCATCAGGCCAACCAACGCATCCTGGACGCCGTGGCGGAGCGCCTGGGAGCCACTCCCGAGCAGGTGTTCATGAACTTGGATAAATACGGCAACACCTCCGCGGCTTCGGTCGCCATCGCCCTGGACGAAGCCGTCCGCCAGGGACGCATCCAGCGCGGTGACCTGGTACTGCTGGTCGTTTTCGGCGCCGGCTTCACCTGGGCCGCCGCCGTGATTGAATGGTGAGCCTGCCCGGCGGCTGCCGGCCCCCCATCCAACGTCCCCCAACGCGAGCGTAACACCTGCGGCCCCCGTATCGCAGGCGTCCCGCACGCAGCAGCAAGATGAAGGCGGCTGTAGCGCAGGCGTCTCGCCTGCGGGTTCACGGAGCCTCCCGGCTCCGTGATTGCTGAATTGCCAAGGTCAAGCGTATGCGCCCAAAAGCACCAGTCCGCTCATCAATCTTTCATTTCCCATAGCGCAGGCGTCCTCGTCCCGCAAGGCGGGATAATGCCTGCGTCTTGCAGGGGGGGCAAAGGATGAATGAGTTTTATTTGAGCGGCTGCCGTTTCCCTCATCTTCATCTCGGCCTGCACCCCACCAAAGCGGGCAAAAAAATCCCACAACGCCCATTAACAGTTCCCCTCTCCCCGTGGGAAAGGGCCAGGCTGAGGGGCCTCTTCTCCCTCTTCGTTCCCTTCGTTTCCTTCTGTTCAAAATTTGTGTCCATTCGTGTCCATTCGTGGTTGATTCCCCACCCTTCACACGCTCTGCCCCCTTTTCCCTCCACCCCATCGTAGCAGAAAGCCAAGGTGAGGGTCTGTAGCGCAGGCGTCCTCGCCTGCGGGTTCACGGAGCCTCCCGGCTCCGTGATTGCAGAATTGATAAGGTCAAGCGTATGCGCCCAAAAGCACCAGTCCGCTCATCAATCTTTCATTTCCCATAGCGCAGGCGTCCTCGTCCCGCAAGGCGGGATAATGCCTGCGTCTTGCAGGCCGGGGGCAAGGGATGAATGAGTTTTATTTGAGCGGCTGCCGTTTCCCTCATCTTCATCTTGTCCTGCAACCAACAAAAGCGGGCGAAAAAAATCCCACAGCGCCCATTAACAGTTCCCCTCTCCCCGTGGGAAAGGGCCAGGCTGAGGGGCCTCTTCTCCCTCTTCGTTCCCTTCGTTTCCTTCTGTTCAAAATTTGTGTCCATTCGTGTCCGTTCGTGGTTCTTGTTTCCACTTTCACGCGTTCTGACCCCTTTTCCCTCCAACCCATCGTGGAAAAAGGCTAAGGTGAGGGTGTGTAGCGCAGGCGTCTCGCCTGCGGGTTCACGGAGCCTCCCGGCTCCGTGATTGCAGAACTGATAAGGTCAAGCGGACCCGTTCGGAAACAACAAACCGTGCGTTAATCTTTCATGCGCCGTAACGCAGGCGTGCATGAATCGAAAAGTGGGAATTGGCCTGCGGGACGCAGGCATCACCCGCAGGCGGGACGCCTGCGCTACATGGGTACGCCTTGCGCTACGAAACCGCTCCTATGGCCTAGGTGAGGCAAGCCAAAAGCCGATTTGGGGGCGAATGAGGGCTTGATGGAATAGGGGATTTGGGGGATATTGGGTTCGAGGTCAGCCACAAGATGCAGGTGAATGAAGCCATAAGCATGTGTGCAGTGTCGGAGGTGGAAAGTTGTCCCGAAGTGCATAGGACAAGGGGTGCGGTGCGCACGCACGTGTGGGGGGCGAATTTGTCGGGGACGACGCAGGGGACGGGTTCGATTTCAGGAGGGTTGCAAGCGGGGTTGGCGCACGTTGTTGGTCTCGGGGAGCACACGCCTCCGGCGTGTGCCCTTCGGCGTCCCGCCGAAGGGAAATTATTCCTCCACACGTCGAATGCGGCCACAGAGCAACGCTCGTCAGAACACGAATGCTGCCCGTTTGGCGAGCTCCTGCGCGCCACCGGCCCCCTGGCCCAGACGTTCAATCATCTCTTCTCCACCAAATACTTTGACTGGGAAACCGGCCTCTCTTACTACGGCCACCGCTACTACTCCCCCACCACTGGAAGATGGCCAAATAGAGACCCCATCGGAGACGAAGTCGTTCTACGGCATGCTGCCCGAACCATTCATCCGATGCGAGTAGCGATCCTCCAACACGAAGCTCTCGGCAACCTCTACACGTTCAATCACAACAACCCGATGGGATACGTAGACTCGGACGGGCGAGTCGCTATCGCAATCCCTGCCGGCGTGATCATTGGGGGTGGTATTTTGATTGGTGCTGGGATCTGCTACGCAATTCCAAGTTGTCGCGACGCGATGACTCAGGCTGGCCGAGAAATCGCAGAAGGCGTCAAAGAGCTTTGCAGGCCAAGGCCGAAACCACCGGAGATTTGTCCCAAGACGGGGGAGATGAACCAACCCGCAATCGGGAATCCAGGCGACCCAGACTATGTTCCTGCGATGAAAATCTGCATCTACACCTGCCCAAAGCAAGGCGTAGTGCGGAGATATTTCCCCGAAGGAACGTTGTGTGATTCAACAATCACCCAGCCCTTCCCGTAAATGCCTTTATGACGATGACCAAAGACGACGCACCTGTTGCTGAAATCTTTCTGCAACTCAAAGCCAAAGCTGCGAAGGGCGTGCCTTGGACAGTGGACGAAAGCGCAACGGTCAGGCGCGCGTTAGAGAAGGAAGGCGAGATTCGTGTGTTAGCTGCCTGCTGCGCTGTGGTGTCGGGACGTTTGGAAGAACACGCTCGCTCACTCCATGTGATTCGAAAAGCAGTTGAACAGAAAAATCCCTCACCCTACGTCGAGCTTTCGATTTACGAGGCGCTTACCCGCCTAGAGTCCACGACGCTCGCGCGATTCGGCGACGCAATTCTTTCTTTCATTGAACAGTCATTGGGCCGACGGGCTGTTAACTTGGACAACACGATTTTCTTGCTTGGGAGATTGGCACGCATAGGGCAAAGCAAAGCGTTGGAGTTTCTGCAGTCGCTCGCACACGACAGCAATGCGGAGGTTCGAGATAACGCCTCGCGCGTGCTCCAAGGTATTGAGCGCGATTGAAAACCCAACCGGCTGTCCCGCACAAGTGGTGATAAGAAATTAGCCGTGCTCAGGCCGCACGGGAGGAAGGTCGGCCGCCCGCCTGTCTGCGGGCGCGACGCACAGGCAGGCGCGTGTGGCACAACCCTTGTCCCGCTGTGCGGGATCGCTGCGGAGTGGGTGGCGTCCAGTCCCGCAGCGTGCGCCCCGGCTGCGGCGTCGGGTTAGGGTGGACTGGGGTTGAGACGGTGTTGATGACGATGCGAATACGGCTACCTCGACAGTGTGATAAGCAAGCGGTCTTGCTCCGGTTTGGTGGACACCTTGTTGAGGCGGGGGCGGATGGTTGTATTGATGACGGAGGTGGCATCGGTGACGCTGCGAGTGATAATTATGGCGGTGTAGGCAAACCCTGATGGGCAGTCGGAGACGTACACGAGGGAAGTGCGGATGCGTCCGGCGTTGGGGCTGGAGGTGGGGGGATGCAGGTGAAGTTGGCTTCGGCGGGACGCTCCCGCTCTGCGGGACCAGACGCAGGCGCTGTGCGTCCGCTTGACTTTGGCAACTCAGAAATCACGGAGCCGGGAGGCTCCGTGAACCCGCAGGCGGGACGCCTGCGCTACATGGGGCCGACGCCTGCGCTACACACCTTCACAATAGTCCCTTCCCACGATGGGGTAAAGGAACACGGAGGGACACGGATTTTGAACAGAAGGAAACGAAGGGAACGAAGGGGGAAAACGCCCCCTTACCCGGGCCCTCTCCCAGAGGGAGAGGGAAATAGTTACCGTGCGTCGGATTATTCTGTCGGCGGTCCCTTGGCCACCCTTTGGTCTGCGGGACGCAGGCTTTATTCCGCTCTGCGGGACGGGGACGCCTGCGCTATGGGAAATGAAAGGTTGCCGTGCGGACTGGGGTAACCAGGCGCGCCCGCTTGATGTTGGCAATTCAGCAGTCACGGAGCCGGGAGGCTCCGTGAACCCGCAGGCGGGACGCCCGCGCTACATGAGGGACGCCTGCGCTACGCCCCTCACCCTGGCTCTCTACCATGATGTAGTAGCTGAACACGGATGAACACGGATTTGGAACAGAAGGAAACGAAGGAAACGAAGGATGAGAAGCGTTCCCTCACCCTGACCCTCTCCCAGAGGGAGAGGGAAATACGCCAAGTTCGGTCACAGACTTTGACCGCCCTTTTCCATGGCGCTGTCCCAAGGGGAGAGGGAGGAATTGTAGTTGCGTGGATTAGCCTACCCTGGCCCTGTGGCCCCCCTTGGCCTGCACATGGTCAGCGGGAGGAAGCCGCTTAACGGCTTCCAGGCGAATTCCCCGTTAACATCCTCCCCGTTTTATTGGTCCTGGGCAGCGTTGTTTTTGGGAGTGTCTTTTTTGTCCGCCTCGGGATTTTGCCGCAGGGCCGGGTCTTGGGGGTGATGTTGTTCGAGCCAGCGTTTGGGGACGCGGCCGTCCCACCAGGCCAGGTTCATGGGATAGACATCGGGGTCGAAGATGACGTGGTAAAAATGCCAAACCACGATGGCCAGGCAGGCCAGGATGGCCTCGTAGTAGTGGATAGTGGTGGCGACTTCAATTACCCAGCGCGGCAGCCAGTGGGTCACTTCCATTTTGAACCAGATGACCAACCCCGTAATTCCCATGATGACCGTTCCCCAAATCACCGCCCAATACTCAATTTTCTCCACATAACTGAAGCGTCCGGCCTCCGGCTCCGAGCCGCGCCCCGTGAGCCAATGGCGCGTGGCGGCCAACATCTGCCGCAAGTCGCCCGCCCGCCAGAGGAGGTCCCGCCACAGCCGGCGGCCCTGGGCGAAGAAGATAATGTAGCCCAGATGCCAGCCCCCCACGCCCAGCAACACCAGGCCGGCGACGCGATGCACCCAGCGGCGGATTTCCTCATCCGCTCCGAAAAGCCAGGCGAGGCGGGATTCCGGAAACTTCAGCGCGAAACCGCTGACGGCAAGCACCACAAAGCTGGCGAGGAGGAGGCCATGTTGCCAGCGCTGGTGGCGGTCCATGCGCTCCACGAGCGGCCCGGCGGCCTGGCGCAACGCCAACAGTTTGCGCCACCAGGCCAGGGCATTGTGGATTAGCATGGCGCCCACCACCCCGAAGATGAGCGCCAGATAGATGCGCCGGACCCAGAAATTGACCCGCGCCGCCAGGTCTGAAGGTTCGTCCAGGTCCACATGGATTTTGCCCTCGACAAATTTGGCGGTGGCGCCGGGATGGCATTTGCCGCAGGTTTCCGGCAAATGCCGGGGATGGATGGAGGAGCGGGGGTCGGTACTGGGGAGGATTTCATGGTAGCCGTGGCAACTGGAACAGTTGGCGGCGCGCGCATAGCCGCTTTGGACGGCCAGGCCGTGATAGCTTTCGTAAAAGGTTTTCACCCGGTTGGCGGGCAGGCGGAACTTGGAGTTGATGCGCTCCGAGGCGTGGCATTTGCCGCAAACGTCGCCGGAAACTTTCAGCGCGGCGCTGCCCTTGAGGGTTTCAATGCGATGCTCGCTGTGGCAATCGGTGCAGGTGGCGGCTTCGCGCACGCCGCGCGCGACGGCGCGTCCATGCACGCTGTCCTTGACCTGGGCGGC
This is a stretch of genomic DNA from Fontisphaera persica. It encodes these proteins:
- a CDS encoding beta-ketoacyl-ACP synthase III codes for the protein MNSPAPKSFVNPRARHNYAGRPCSIIGVGSYVPERVLTNADLTRMVDTSDEWIITRTGIRERRIAAPDQYTSDLAAAAAQKALENAGITPQQVDLIIVATITPDMPFPNTACLVQQKIGATRAAAFDIEAACSGFIYALEIGQQFIMSRTYETVLVIGAEKLSTITDWQDRNTCVLFGDGAGAAVLQSRPDSHGLLTTCMGADGSKGSLLCMPGGGSRNPATPESVQSRLHYLKMDGKETFKNAVTAMVQAGQEALRRCALDIKQIKCIIPHQANQRILDAVAERLGATPEQVFMNLDKYGNTSAASVAIALDEAVRQGRIQRGDLVLLVVFGAGFTWAAAVIEW
- a CDS encoding RHS repeat-associated core domain-containing protein, which gives rise to MCAVSEVESCPEVHRTRGAVRTHVWGANLSGTTQGTGSISGGLQAGLAHVVGLGEHTPPACALRRPAEGKLFLHTSNAATEQRSSEHECCPFGELLRATGPLAQTFNHLFSTKYFDWETGLSYYGHRYYSPTTGRWPNRDPIGDEVVLRHAARTIHPMRVAILQHEALGNLYTFNHNNPMGYVDSDGRVAIAIPAGVIIGGGILIGAGICYAIPSCRDAMTQAGREIAEGVKELCRPRPKPPEICPKTGEMNQPAIGNPGDPDYVPAMKICIYTCPKQGVVRRYFPEGTLCDSTITQPFP
- a CDS encoding cytochrome b/b6 domain-containing protein, which codes for MIGRNAWRPWLPAMGGCLQAGIFCLFFCVALIASAAVALRPNKDCLDCHEDKELTKTNAQGRAISLYVDAALLARSVHRTNLCMSCHADITEKHPDDGLAVKPARCEACHASQTASFGASVHGLALQEGKQGAPGCADCHGQHDILPPTVIDSPLHWSKLGQTCGECHPEAAAQVKDSVHGRAVARGVREAATCTDCHSEHRIETLKGSAALKVSGDVCGKCHASERINSKFRLPANRVKTFYESYHGLAVQSGYARAANCSSCHGYHEILPSTDPRSSIHPRHLPETCGKCHPGATAKFVEGKIHVDLDEPSDLAARVNFWVRRIYLALIFGVVGAMLIHNALAWWRKLLALRQAAGPLVERMDRHQRWQHGLLLASFVVLAVSGFALKFPESRLAWLFGADEEIRRWVHRVAGLVLLGVGGWHLGYIIFFAQGRRLWRDLLWRAGDLRQMLAATRHWLTGRGSEPEAGRFSYVEKIEYWAVIWGTVIMGITGLVIWFKMEVTHWLPRWVIEVATTIHYYEAILACLAIVVWHFYHVIFDPDVYPMNLAWWDGRVPKRWLEQHHPQDPALRQNPEADKKDTPKNNAAQDQ